In Calditrichota bacterium, the genomic window CGTAAGCCACCCATTTTCCGTTCGGAGACCATGTTGGGTATTTTTCGTGAATGCCGGATGTTTCGGTCAAATTTCGGGTGTTTCCCTTTTTGGCAGGAACCGTGAAAACGTCGCCGCGCGCTCCAAACAGGGCCCGTTTCCCTTTGGGTGAAAGGCTGTAGGAACGGATGTAGCCCTTTACGTTTTCCCAGTGCGGGCGTTTTTCAACCCGGTCGCCGGGAACGAAGATGGTTAGTTTTTGAACCTTGTTTGTGTTTAAGTCCAGAGTGTAAAGAAAGCCGCCATTTTCAAAAATAATGGTGTTTCCGCCGATGCTGGGCCAGTTGACATCGTAATCCTTAAAGTGGGTGAGCTGTTTAATTTGTTTTGTACCCAGGTCGTAGCTGTAAAGATTCATCCGTTGGTTGGGGCCGCGGTCGGAACCAAAGTAAATCTTGTTTCCGCGCCACATGGGGTAGGTGTCGGTTCCTTCATAGGTGGTTAGCCGCTGAGTCGAATTGGATTTAAAATCGTACAACCAGATGTCCTGGGCCATTCCCCCCTTGTAACGTTTCCACGTGCGAAAATTCCTGAAAATTCGATTGTAGGCAATTTGGTTACCGTCGGGTGAAAAAGCCGTGAGTCCGCCTTTGGGCAGCACCAGTTTTTCCGGAAGTCCGCCATTTAAACCGACCTTGTAGAGCTGGCCGAACCAGTCATTGAAGGTGTTTCGACGGGATAAAAACAAAAGATGCTTTCCATCCGGAAACCAGTCGATAACCTGATTGTTGGGGCCCATTCGAAGCGGCATGTGGGTAACATCCGCCGTAAAGGTTAATTGTTTGGGAACACCTCCCTCTGCAGGAATGACGTAAACGTTCATATTGCCGTCATATTGTCCGGTAAAGGCGATCCAGTTGCCATCGGGCGAAAATTTGGGGAAAAGCTCAAGCCCCGGGTGAGACGTCAGTTTGCGGGCCACCCCGCCCTGACTGCTGACTCCCCACAAATCTCCGGCATAAACGAACACCACCTGATTTTTGTAAATATCCGGAAACCGAAGCAATCGTCCCTCCTGTTGAGAGGCACGGGATTGGAAACTGAAGGCCAAAATGACCAGGAAAATCACTGCTGCAACCAACCGATGTTGTTTCATGGAAACCTCCTTTTTTAATACGCTCGTGCAAAAGCCAAATCAGTCATTTGAAAACACCGGAACTGTTTCATGGTTTTGGGCTGAGAGACCATTTGCGATGGGGCACGCATTTCATAAATGTGTCAGACAAGTCGTTGAATGGTGTCGCCGTTTGGAACCCCTAAAATTGGAATCCGGCAGAAAAATAGTAGGTTTTTTGATTCAGAGAATTCTTTCCGTAATGAAAAGAAAAGCTGCCCAAAATAGATTCCAATGAGACTCCAACCCCCTGTCCAAAGATAAAGTCGTCTCCGCGAATGGGCGCCATGCTGTTCTTCCAGAAAGCTCCGGCGTCCTCCCGATAAGAAATGTACGTATTTAAATGAGATTTGATCGGAAGTAAATAGCGAATTTCAAAGGACGTGGTTAAGAACCGACGGGCGCGGATTTCATCTTCCCGAAATCCATAAAAGAAATCTTCGCCTCCCAGTTGAAACATCTCCTGAAAGGGAGTGACTAGATCAGCGGTTCCCCAGATCATTCTGGGATGAAGGGTCAGGCGTCTGAAAAACGTAAAGTACTCCTCAGTTTGGGAATAAAGTTTGGAAAAAGCAATATCGTTTCCCAGGAATTGACCAAAAACTTCGTAGTAGAAATTGTAATATTTGCCTTTTGTGGGAAAGGGCATTTTGTTCCGTTCGTCAATAATCGTCTGCATCCGAAGCCCCACTTCTCGGGTTTTGATGATCGGATAACCGGAGCCGAATACCTGCCGAAGGGCGATCTCATCGGCGCGGAGGGCCAGAGACGCCGTGCCCAACCGTTTGACCTGCCGGCCGAAGGAATAGTAAAATCCCGTCCGCCGCTCCTGGTATTCCCCTGCAATATTCCCACGCCTGAAGGTGTAGTGCTTAATTCTGGAATAATGAACATTGGCACTGGATGTTAAATAGGTTTTAAAGATTCGGTCGTTCTGAAAAATAAGCTGGGTGGTCAGGTTTCGCTTTCCCACAATTTGGGAAAGCGCCACACGCCCACCAAATCCCATAAAATTCTGATCAGAAAATTCGAATAGTAATTTTAAGCGTCGATCCCGATCGTACCGATAACTCTGGCTGAATCGAAGGTGCGGTTTTTCCTGAACCCGGATCGTCAATTGCAACCGGTCGTTGACCCAGTTGTATTCGATTCGAACACGATTAAAAAACCCGAGGCTGTATATATTGGTCAGACCTTTTTGAATGACCGGTGCGTAAAAAATGTCCCCTGCCTTAGAGGGAAATTCCCGAAGAATAACCCAATCCTTTGTGCGGGCATTTCCTTCGACTTTGATGGTGTCGATTCGCCCCTCACGAATAGTGAGACAGAGTGCATGTGAGAGAGAGTCGAAACGGATCGATTGAATGGTTGCCAGCGAAATCTGTTTTTTTCGATAAAATCGAATAATGGCTTCGCAGTTCTTTTCCCAGACTTTCCAATTAATGGGCTGTTGAAGCGAATACGTGGCCTGTTTCAGAAGAAGGGAATCGGGGAAAAGTGTGTTTCCCGTAAATCGGACCTGCATCAGAATGGGGTTTGCCGTCCTGTGGATTTCCAGAATGGTCTGATCGGACTGGCGTGTTACCCGAGCCCAGACATCTTTCCAGAACCCCTCCCGGTAAATGGTCTCGATGAGCTGTTGGATTTCAAATCCTGTCCAGAGCCTCTGATGAAACGGAATGATCTTTTTATCAGAAGGCAGCTGGGTTTCGGTGGTTACGCGGTCGATGGAGAACAGCCGATTTTGGATTCCCGTAAGACGTTGAAGAAGCTTTTTCTTTATAATGGGTATTACTTTCCACGCGGCCTTTTCACCCGCCCGATAGGCCTGTTCCGGATTTGAAAAATCGGTGTTTGTTCGGTTTCCCAGATTGGGGCGAACCACCACATCGGCCTGGCGTAATTGTTCTTCCCGTTGAGGGAATTGCATGATGGTGGTAACCTGATCGGCAATTTCCCAGGGAGCGGTCATATTTTTTACGGGACGCAAGGGAGAGGTTACGTCGGAGGCGATGACAATATCCGCCCCCAAAGCCTTGACATCGGTTACAGGGATATTTTCGACCACGCCGCCATCGACCAATAAAAAGGAGTCCTTTTTTACGGGCTGAAATAAAAGCGGAATCGTGGCACTGGCCTGCATGGCAAGCGCCAGATCACCCCGGTCGAACACCACTTTTTTTCCATAAACCAGATCGGTCGCTATTGCCCGGAAGGGGTACTTGAGTTCATCAAAGGAATGAATGGCGTGATAAGGGGCTTGAAGAATAACCTTGGAAAGCTCGTCGTACAGGCGTTGTCCGGGAGAAACCGCCGAAGGAATGGCCGGCCTGAAATTTTTAAAGTAGAGTCGGAAGAAATAACGATCGCTGGTCTGTTTAAGTGAAAGAAAAAGGGCCGTGCGTTGCGGCTGGTCTCTTAGAATGTTTTCCCAGTGAATTCTTTGGGATATGTCCAGGATTTCATCCGAAACATATCCGGACGCGTAGAGTCCCCCGACAATGGAACCAATACTGGTGCCGGTAATCATGTGAATGGGAATGTGGTTTTCTTCGAAAACCTTCAGTACGCCGATATGGGCCAATCCCCGCGCACCGCCGCCCGAAAGGGCCAGGCCCACGTGGGTTTGTTTGAGCCGCGGCCACAAATATAATCTATTTTGCGAGTGAAGCGGGTCGAACTGCAGATGAAATTCAGCCAGCTCCCCTGAGAATAAAGGCGGGGCTTGCCAGAAGAGGGCCATGCCCAGAACGAAGACTGCCGGAGCATACAAGATGGTTTTAAGGTTTTGCTTCATGGACTAAATTTTAATCATTTTAAAGATTAAAATCAAGATAATTTGCAGTTGATTTTTCGGGAAAAATTGATTATACTATATCCCATTGAAAAGATGGATTTTTGCGGATAAAATCCATCTTTAATTTTTTGGAATAAATGGCTTAAAGAAAAAGAGGAGTTTTTTTATGGCACGTGTTTCCGTTCTGTATCCCATATTTCGCAATCAGCAGCAGGTCTTGCGGGATTTAGCTACCCTTCACGATCAAACAAAGGATTCATTCGAATTGGCCGTGTTGGACCAACGTGATGAAAAAAAAGAGGATTTTAAGACCCGCGTGACCCAGCTTTTTCCAGATGTAAAATGGATGGAAAAACAATTCAAGAACATTGCGGAAATGATGAACTTTGGTTTTGAACAAACCTCTGGAGACCTTTTTATTTACATGCCTCCGAATATCGGGTTCAAGCCGAACCTCGTCCAAAAATATCAAGAGGCCTTTCAATCCTCCGAAAAACCCGGGATGATTTTTTCCGATTATGAAGAAGTTTACCCGGATGGGAAGATTGAGGAAAAACATCTTCGGGATTACGATGGCGATATTACCGAGCGAGGCAATTATGGCTACGTGCGGGGCTATGCCCGGAAAGCGGCAGAGAGTGTTGGCTTTTACGATGAACGCTTTAATCGGGCAGAAGAATACGATTTTCGATTGAAGCTCTCGGAAAAATTTGATTTGATCCGTGTGCCGGACATTCTGTACGATGTGTTTATTTCCACCGAGGAAGCGGCCGAGAAAACAAGTGTGGGCGCCTCGAAACTTTTTTATCCGGGTGAAGGCAAATACGGCGGTTTTTCCTATTTGTTTTACGACAAAGAAGAAGAGCAGGAAATTGAGCGGGCCTTTTACGAATACCTAAAGCGAATCGGAGCCTATTTGACACACGAAAATGAGGAGGTGGTTTACGGGCCTGACGAGACATTCTCTCCCATGGTCAGTGTGATTATTCCGGTCTACAACCGGGCAACGTTTATCGGAAAGGCCATTGATTCGGTTTTAAATGGAAATTACCAGGATTTCGACATTATTGTTGTGGACAATGGTTCCACGGACAATACCGTCGAGGTTGTGGAATCCTACGTTAAAAAGGACCCGCGGGTTCGGCTGATCAAGAATGATAAAAATATCATTGGTCTTTCACTCAATCTGGCGGTAAATGCCTCCACGGCAAAATATATCTCCCAATTGGATTCCGATGACGAGTACACGCCCATTACCCTGGAAGCCATGGTTGGACATCTGGAGAAGCATCCAAAATGCGGCCTGGCCATTTCCTATTATGAATTGATTGATGAAGAAAGCAACGTTCTGGAGGAATTCGGAATTATTAAACATCTGGAATACAATCGGAACAATATTCTTCGCGTGGATGGTGCGGGTGCTGTGCGGACCTGGCATCGCAAGGTCATTTTGGAAATGGGCGGTTTTGATGTGGAACATTTTGGGAATTATGGTGAAGACTACGATCTGGTACTGAAGGTTTCGGAGAAATACGACGTGTGCCGCGTGCACGAGGTGTGCTATCGGTACCGGCGGCATGCAGACAATACCGATGTCAAGCGGAAACCGGAAATGAAAATTTACAACAAGACCCTGGCCCGCAAAATGGCCATTCAGCGCCGAATTGCAATCAATAAAAAATTGGGTCTTGCATAATCCGTTGACTTCTTCTTCTGCACTTCGGTTTTGGGTGTTATCTGCGCTGTTTGCGGCACTTACGGCCGTGGGCGCTCAAATACGGCTCCCGATGATTCCTGTGCCGGTCACCCTGCAAACCCTGTTTGTGTTTCTGGCCGGGGGTTTTCTCGGGGCTCGTTGGGGAGCCATCAGCCAATTGTTTTATCTTTTCCTCGGATTTGCGGGGCTTCCGGTTTTTGCCGGTGAGAGCGGTCCCATGGTGTTTTTATCTCCCACCATCGGGTATCTTTTGGCCTTTCCTCTGGCCGCTTTGTTTTGCGGGGTTTTCATCCACCGGGGGGCTGAAAAATCGTGGGGTTATTTGCTCCTCATTTATTCCACGAGCGCTCTTCTCATTCTGAGCCTGGGAGTGGCGGGCCTTTATCTGATTCAAGCCCTCTATTTGAAAACCGTTTTTACGGTAACCCAACTGTTCGTGACGGGACTGATCATTTTTTTGCCGGGAGAGCTGTTGAAGGTGCTGCTGTCGGCCTGGCTGACCCGGCGGCTGGGTCGCCATGCTCTGGCCGGGGGCCTGAGTATAAAAAATTTTTGAGAAAAAGAAAAAAGTACTTGCTTTTTTTGAAAAAATTTTGTACACTTAAAACCAATTAGAAAAAAAGGATTCATTTGAATGTACCGTAAAACCGAACAAACTCTCGCTTTTTTGAACGCCAACTGGTGGTGGGGTTGGAACGTGAACGATAGGAAAGCGGGCGGCCGTTCGGTGTAAAAACACCATACAATTTCTCAAATCATTTAAAAAGCCCGCTAAAGTTAGCGGGCTTTTTCAGTTTTAAGAGTCTCACGCGAAAAAGGAAAGGAAAGAAACCATGAAACAGTCGAAAATCATTTTGAGCGAATCCGAAATGCCGCAGCACTGGTACAATATTCAGGCAGATTTGCCTGAACAGGCCCCGCCTCCCCTGCATCCGGCCACACACAAGCCGGCCGGCCCGGACGATTTGGCGGCCATTTTTCCAATGGAACTCATCAAGCAAGAGGTGTCTTCGGAACGGTATATTCCTATTCCGGACGATCTGCTGGAAATTTACAGCCTCTGGCGTCCCACGCCCCTGGTGCGTGCGTATCGGCTGGAAGAATTCCTGGGGACGCCCGCAAGAATCTATTTCAAAAACGAAAGCGTGAGCCCCGCAGGCAGCCACAAACCCAACACGGCTGTGGCACAAGCCTATTTTAACATGAAAGAGGGCAATCATCGGCTGGCGACGGAAACCGGAGCAGGCCAATGGGGAAGTGCCCTTTCCTTTGCAACCAGCCTGTTCGACATGGAGTGTGTGGTGTACATGGTGAAAGTAAGCTACCAACAGAAGCCCTTCCGAAAATCTCTTATTCACCTCTGGGGCGCTGAAATTTACGCGAGCCCCTCGGAAAACACCGAGTTTGGACGAAAGGTTTTGGAAAAAGATCCCAACAGTTTAGGCAGTCTGGGTATCGCCATCAGTGAGGCCATTGAAGATACGGTCACGCACCCGGGCACCAAATATGCACTGGGAAGCGTTCTGAATCACGTTTTGCTGCATCAAACCATCATCGGCCAGGAGGCCAAAAAGCAGTTTGAGCTCATTGGTGATTATCCGGACACAGTAATCGGCTGTGTGGGCGGAGGAAGCAATTTTGCCGGTCTGGCGTTTCCGTTCTTGCAGGATAAGATCAGCGGTAAGAAAAAGGACATGAAAGTTCTTGCGATTGAGCCGGCGTCCTCACCCAGCATGACCAAGGGGTATTATCGCTACGATTATGGAGACTCGGCCGGTATGACCCCTCTGATGAAAATGCACACCCTGGGCCACAATTTTATGCCTCCCGGGATTCACGCGGGCGGTCTGCGCTACCACGGGATGGCACCCCTCGTCAGTCTGACGAATAAATTGGGTCTGGTGGAAGCCCGCTCCTATCATCAACTGGATACCTTCAAGGCCGGAATCGATTTTGCACGAACCGAAGGCATTGTTCCTGCTCCTGAGACCGATCATGCCATTTTGGCTGCCATTGACGAAGCCATGAAATGCAAGGAAACCGGTGAGGAAAAAGCCATTCTCTTTAACTTCAGCGGACACGGACATTTCGATATGGCCGCCTACGACGATTATCTTGCAGGGAAATTAGCAAATTACGCCTATCCGAAGGAATTGATCGAAGAAGCCATGAAAGATGTTCCCGTGATTGATTAAAACCCTCCAGGACTCCGGAAGTTCTTTCAGGACTTCCGGAGTTTTTAATTCACCCCCTATTTTATTCTTGAAATTTTGGAAAATATTGCCTAAATTTATGGGACGTATTTTTAAAGTATTTTAAATTTATAGGGCTAATAAATAAATATTTTAAAAAATGAATGTGAGGAGTCCTGCATGGAATCGTACATAATCGGCGTCGATGGCGGCGGAACCAAAACCCACGCCGTTTTTGTTTCGTTGGATGGACGAATTATCGGGCAGACGACCGTTGGAGCATCTAATTATCAGCAAGCGGGTAAGAGCGGTATTCAAACCGTCTGTCGGCAAATTCTGGAAGAGGCTGAAAAAAAGGGCATCTCTCAAAATGCCATTCAGCGATGGGTTCTGGGTCTGGCCGGGGCGGGTCGGCCTGCCGATCAAAAGGCCGTCAAGGAAGCGGTGGAAGAGCTTGGGTTTAGAAACCGCGTAACCGTAGAAAGTGACGGCTATATTGCTCTGATGGGCGCTTTTGTTGGAGAATCTGGAATTATTCTGATCGCCGGAACGGGTTCGATTTGTTACGGTCTAAACACGCAGGGTGTGATGACTCGTTCGGGTGGCTGGGGCTATCTTCTCGGAGATGAGGGAAGCGGGTATTTTATTGCCAATCAGGCCCTCATCGCAGCCTTAAAGGATCTGGACGGCCGCGGCCAAAAGACCATTTTGCGCCAAAAATTGGAGTCCCTTTTTGATGTTGCCACCATTGATCTTCTGGTGCCAAAAATTTACACGGGTGAACTAAAGAAAGAGGATATTGCCGGGCTCGCTCCGATGGTTTTTCAAACGGCGGCTGAAAACGATGCCGTTGCAAAGGAGATCATCGAGCGGGCGGGACGCGAATTGGGAAAGATGGCGGTTGCCGTTGCCAAAAACCTCCGTCTTGATGGTGAAACCATTCGGCTGGCTCCCATCGGGTCCGTCCTTGAAAATCAGAAGGAGGTGCTCCAACCGTATATTGAGACCGAACTGCACGCCGTTTCTGATTCGGTTATTTTTCAGGATCCGCACTATCCGCCGGCAATCGGGGCCGCAATTGCTGGTTTGAAAGAAGAAAAAATCAAATTATCTCTGGAACTTTTGGAAAATATTTCGACATCTTATGAGTCTTTACAGGCGGTTTGAGAAAAACACAAAAGAAATAATCGGACTGATGTCCGGCACCTCTTTGGATGGATTGGACATGGCGCACGTTCAGGTTTCCGGACAGGGCCTTCAAACCCAATTTTCATTGAAAGCCTTCCAGACGATGTCCTATTCCCCCAGGATCAGGGAATTGATTCTGCATTGTGCGGCTCCGGAAAAAGGGAGCACCGCCTGCGTCAGTCAGCTTAATTTTTTTCTTGCCGCTCTGTGGGGCGAATATGTCCTTGATTTCCTCAAAACAAATGCGATTCCTCCACATACAATTGATCTGATCGGTTCCCACGGGCAGACCATTTACCACCAACCCGGTCCGGTAGATGTTGCCGGACAAAAGGTGCGTTCCACCCTTCAAATTGGTGATCCCAGTGTCTTGGCCAAGCGTACCGGCATTCCGGTGGTTGGAAATTTTCGGGTTGCAGACATGGCTTTGGGTGGCGAGGGGGCCCCGCTTGTGCCGTATGTGGATTTTTTGCTGCTTCGCAGTTCTTCCAAAAATCGAGCGATTCTTAACATTGGAGGAATTGCAAATGTGACCCTTTTGCCCAAAAATGCAAAAAAGGAAGACGTATTCGCATTTGATACGGGTCCCGGAAATATGCTGATTGATGCCGTGGCCAAAACGTATTTCCGTCAGGATTTTGACCGGAACGCGGAGCTTGCGCGGCGGGGAAGGGTTTCGCGGGACGTGCTGCAAGCCTTACTGAAGGATCCGTTCATTCAACGGACTCCTCCGAAGTCAACCGGCCGACGTTATTTTGGGGCAGAGTTCCTGAAGAAAATCAAAGACGTAGCAGAAAAACACCACCTTACGCCGTATGATTTGTTGGCAACGGTGACACAATTTACGAGTGAGTCAATTGTGTTTTCGTACAGGCAGTGGATTCGGCCGCGGGCAGAGGTGGATGAATGGATTGTGAGCGGGGGCGGCGCACGAAACCCAATGATTTTAGAGGAATTGAGAAAACAGCTTCAACCGGCAAACGTCATTTTGTCGGACGATGTTGGACTTCCCGGAGACGCAAAAGAAGCCATTGCCTTCGCCATTTTGGCGAATGAATTGGTTTCCGGCCAGCCGGGCAATTTGCCCTCTGTGACGGGTGCCAGCCGGGAAACACCGCTTGGTGTCCTTTGTTTTCCGTAGGCTGAATGGAATAGGATGCATGTAACATAATTGCACAAAAAGGAGGAATCTTATGAATGTTTGCATTTTTGAAGATGACGTAACTGTAAATTTTGCTCCCCTGAGCCACTTGCGGCCAGTGTATGATTTGCGTTTTGGTATTCGAACCCTTCGCGAAAAAATCGTTCAAACGCTTCCGGAGGATTCGCGTATCTCGCTTCTTACACGGGAGTATTTAAAGGACCTTTTGCAGGAACAGAACCCTTCCCTAAAAGTCAACCGGATCCCGGATGCGGACACACTTTTTGTAAACGGCCGGGTTTTGATGACGCCTGAACTGGCTGCGGAGGTTAGTCGTAAGGAAGCGGCTCTTTACGTTTCAGAAGGAGCTGTTGTGGCGGCTTTTGTGCCTCGGGACAAACTGTCTGCATTAAAAGGAAAAGAGGGGCGGCTGCTTTCACGGGCTGATTTTCCTGATCTGCCGGAAAAAACCGTTTCGGCCACGCTCTTCAAATACAATTTTGAGCTGATTCTGGGAAATGCCGATGAGATTACCCGTGAATTCAATCTCTTCGGAAAAGGGGGACAGATTCTGGGAAAGGTTTACGACGGAGCCACACTTTTGAACAAGGAGAATATTTTTATCGACGAAGGCGCGTTTGTGAAACCGGGAACTGTCCTGGACGGCGAGGAAGGTCCCATCTACATCGGAAAGGGCGCAAAAATATTGTCCAATGTGACCATCGATGGTCCCACATTTATTGGCGATAAAAGCCTTGTGAAAACGGGAGCCTATCTTTACGACGGGGTTTCCGTCGGTGAAGTCAGCAAAATGGGCGGGGAAGTGGAAGCGTCGATTATTCATTCCTATTCAAACAAACAACACGACGGTTTTTTGGGCCACGCCTACCTGGGGCAGTGGGTAAATCTGGGATCCGACACGAATAATAGCGATCTTAAAAACAATTACAGCAATGTTAAGGTCTGGGTAAACGGAGAATTTGTGGATTCCGGATCGCTGTTTGTCGGTCTGACCATGGGGGATCATTCCAAGGCAGGAATCGACACCATGTTTAATACGGGAACGGTTGTGGGCATCATGTCCAACGTTTTTGGGGCCGGATTTCCGCCCAAATTTATTCCGTCATTCTCATGGGGCGGCGCGGACGGGTTTGTCGTCCACAAATTGGAAAAGGCCATGGAAACAGCCGACAAGGTCATGAAACGGCGGAATCAGAGCGTAACGCCGGCTCTTGAAAAGGCCATTCGTGAAGTCTTTCGGTTGACCGAAAACGAAAGAGCATCTCTTAAATAGGTCGAAAAAATCAAACAGAAAAAGAGGAGGTACAACGCATGTTAGTTATCCGAAAAGAAACCTACGAGGAAATGAGCGTAGAAGGCGCTAAATTAGTTGCGGCTCTCATTCGAAGAAAACCCGACGCCGTGATCGGATTTGCCACGGGGAGCACTCCGCTTGGAATGTACAAAGAATTGATCCGGCTCCACAAGGAGGAAGGTCTTGATTTCTCAAAATTGACGACATTTAATCTCGATGAATACGTGGGGCTGCGCCCGGAGCATCCGGAGAGTTACCACTATTTTATGTGGGAAAATCTGTTTAAGCACGTGAATGTCAATCCCAGTAAGGTCCATATTCCTATGGGAATGGCAGACGATATTGATGCATTCTGCGAATGGTATGAAGAAAAGATCAAAGAAGCGGGCGGAATTGATCTTCAGATTTTGGGAATTGGCGGTAACGGCCATATTGCATTCAATGAACCCGGCTCCTCTTTGGGCTCCAGAACCCGCATTAAGACACTGACAGAAAAAACCCGTAAAGACAATGCCAGGTTTTTTAACAACGATATGAGCCAGGTGCCAAAATATGCCATCACAATGGGGATCGGGACGATTATGGATGCGCGTGAACTGGTCATGCTGGCCAACGGTCCGAACAAAGCGGAGGCCATCAAAATTACGGTTGAAGGGCCCATTACGGCGATGGTTCCGGCTACAATCGTCCAGATGCACCGGAAAGCAACCATTATTGTGGATAAGGAAGCCGGTTCCAAATTAACGGGTGAATACACCGGTTAATCCAAATATTGAGTCGAAACATCAAAAAAGGCGAAGACATTCTTCGCCTTTTTTATTTGCATCCGGGGTGATAAATTTTTACTTTGTAACAAACCGGGTGCACGACGTGGCATCCATCAATTTCATTCCAACGCAAAGCCGGAAATAGACGGTGTTAATGAGGCTTTATTCGATCTTATTAAATCCAGAAAAGAGGAGCCATGGAAACAGGTATCATAATTTTGAGATGGATTGGATGGGTGATCTATTTTCTCAGCTTTATATTTTACATCCGTTATTTTCAGGAACAGCGGAAGGACTTGGCCAAACCGGCCACATTTTTTTTGATTGCAGGGGTCTTTGTGCAGGCGATCGCCCTTTTGTTGCAGTGGGAAATGGAAGGACATTTTCCGATTGTAAGCGTCGGAGAAGCGACCTTTACCTGGATGTTCTTTTTTGGCCTTCTGTATCTTATTCTTGAAATTCGATTGAGAGAACAGGCGTTTGGTGTTTTTATTGTGGGGCTGATGGTCACATTTATCATGATATCGAATCTTTTACCGCTTCATCATGGTCCGCTGCCCACATTTTTTCAGGACAAAACCATTCAGGTTCATATCCTCCTGATGCTCTTTTCCTACACGGGATTCACCATTGGCTTTATTGCAAGTGTGATGTATTTGCTTCTTCTGAAAGAACTTCGCGAAAAAAATCTGGGGTACTTTTATTCCAGACTTCCCGCCTTGGAGCTTCTGGACAAACTGAGTTTAGAGTCGATTTATATCGGATTTATCTTTCTCACCGTGGGTATCCTGATTGCCCTCTCATTGGGATCAAAATATCTGACGCACGCCTGGTATCTGGATTCAAAAATTGTAAGCGTTTTTATAACCTGGATCATTTATGCCGTTTATCTGGGAACACGGTGGTTTCTGAACTGGCAGCCGCGAAAGTGTGCGTACATTTCCATTACAGGGTTTAGCTGGATTATCGTCTCATTTATGATTATGACGACTCTTTTTTCAAAAGTCCATGCGTATTAGGGGGGGTAACGATGACTCCGGAAATAATAACCGTTGGG contains:
- a CDS encoding BamA/TamA family outer membrane protein, coding for MKQNLKTILYAPAVFVLGMALFWQAPPLFSGELAEFHLQFDPLHSQNRLYLWPRLKQTHVGLALSGGGARGLAHIGVLKVFEENHIPIHMITGTSIGSIVGGLYASGYVSDEILDISQRIHWENILRDQPQRTALFLSLKQTSDRYFFRLYFKNFRPAIPSAVSPGQRLYDELSKVILQAPYHAIHSFDELKYPFRAIATDLVYGKKVVFDRGDLALAMQASATIPLLFQPVKKDSFLLVDGGVVENIPVTDVKALGADIVIASDVTSPLRPVKNMTAPWEIADQVTTIMQFPQREEQLRQADVVVRPNLGNRTNTDFSNPEQAYRAGEKAAWKVIPIIKKKLLQRLTGIQNRLFSIDRVTTETQLPSDKKIIPFHQRLWTGFEIQQLIETIYREGFWKDVWARVTRQSDQTILEIHRTANPILMQVRFTGNTLFPDSLLLKQATYSLQQPINWKVWEKNCEAIIRFYRKKQISLATIQSIRFDSLSHALCLTIREGRIDTIKVEGNARTKDWVILREFPSKAGDIFYAPVIQKGLTNIYSLGFFNRVRIEYNWVNDRLQLTIRVQEKPHLRFSQSYRYDRDRRLKLLFEFSDQNFMGFGGRVALSQIVGKRNLTTQLIFQNDRIFKTYLTSSANVHYSRIKHYTFRRGNIAGEYQERRTGFYYSFGRQVKRLGTASLALRADEIALRQVFGSGYPIIKTREVGLRMQTIIDERNKMPFPTKGKYYNFYYEVFGQFLGNDIAFSKLYSQTEEYFTFFRRLTLHPRMIWGTADLVTPFQEMFQLGGEDFFYGFREDEIRARRFLTTSFEIRYLLPIKSHLNTYISYREDAGAFWKNSMAPIRGDDFIFGQGVGVSLESILGSFSFHYGKNSLNQKTYYFSAGFQF
- a CDS encoding glycosyltransferase; its protein translation is MARVSVLYPIFRNQQQVLRDLATLHDQTKDSFELAVLDQRDEKKEDFKTRVTQLFPDVKWMEKQFKNIAEMMNFGFEQTSGDLFIYMPPNIGFKPNLVQKYQEAFQSSEKPGMIFSDYEEVYPDGKIEEKHLRDYDGDITERGNYGYVRGYARKAAESVGFYDERFNRAEEYDFRLKLSEKFDLIRVPDILYDVFISTEEAAEKTSVGASKLFYPGEGKYGGFSYLFYDKEEEQEIERAFYEYLKRIGAYLTHENEEVVYGPDETFSPMVSVIIPVYNRATFIGKAIDSVLNGNYQDFDIIVVDNGSTDNTVEVVESYVKKDPRVRLIKNDKNIIGLSLNLAVNASTAKYISQLDSDDEYTPITLEAMVGHLEKHPKCGLAISYYELIDEESNVLEEFGIIKHLEYNRNNILRVDGAGAVRTWHRKVILEMGGFDVEHFGNYGEDYDLVLKVSEKYDVCRVHEVCYRYRRHADNTDVKRKPEMKIYNKTLARKMAIQRRIAINKKLGLA
- a CDS encoding biotin transporter BioY; this translates as MIPVPVTLQTLFVFLAGGFLGARWGAISQLFYLFLGFAGLPVFAGESGPMVFLSPTIGYLLAFPLAALFCGVFIHRGAEKSWGYLLLIYSTSALLILSLGVAGLYLIQALYLKTVFTVTQLFVTGLIIFLPGELLKVLLSAWLTRRLGRHALAGGLSIKNF
- a CDS encoding TrpB-like pyridoxal phosphate-dependent enzyme, coding for MKQSKIILSESEMPQHWYNIQADLPEQAPPPLHPATHKPAGPDDLAAIFPMELIKQEVSSERYIPIPDDLLEIYSLWRPTPLVRAYRLEEFLGTPARIYFKNESVSPAGSHKPNTAVAQAYFNMKEGNHRLATETGAGQWGSALSFATSLFDMECVVYMVKVSYQQKPFRKSLIHLWGAEIYASPSENTEFGRKVLEKDPNSLGSLGIAISEAIEDTVTHPGTKYALGSVLNHVLLHQTIIGQEAKKQFELIGDYPDTVIGCVGGGSNFAGLAFPFLQDKISGKKKDMKVLAIEPASSPSMTKGYYRYDYGDSAGMTPLMKMHTLGHNFMPPGIHAGGLRYHGMAPLVSLTNKLGLVEARSYHQLDTFKAGIDFARTEGIVPAPETDHAILAAIDEAMKCKETGEEKAILFNFSGHGHFDMAAYDDYLAGKLANYAYPKELIEEAMKDVPVID
- a CDS encoding anhydro-N-acetylmuramic acid kinase; this translates as MSLYRRFEKNTKEIIGLMSGTSLDGLDMAHVQVSGQGLQTQFSLKAFQTMSYSPRIRELILHCAAPEKGSTACVSQLNFFLAALWGEYVLDFLKTNAIPPHTIDLIGSHGQTIYHQPGPVDVAGQKVRSTLQIGDPSVLAKRTGIPVVGNFRVADMALGGEGAPLVPYVDFLLLRSSSKNRAILNIGGIANVTLLPKNAKKEDVFAFDTGPGNMLIDAVAKTYFRQDFDRNAELARRGRVSRDVLQALLKDPFIQRTPPKSTGRRYFGAEFLKKIKDVAEKHHLTPYDLLATVTQFTSESIVFSYRQWIRPRAEVDEWIVSGGGARNPMILEELRKQLQPANVILSDDVGLPGDAKEAIAFAILANELVSGQPGNLPSVTGASRETPLGVLCFP